CATGTGCCATCccatcaaacatctgaaaataCGTGGACGGCGTCGAACGAACAAAACAGTGGCGATCTGCTGGCTGGTGGGGTTAATTTTTTCAGGAATAACAGTGCCTGGCGCAGCTAAACATAAAACTAAATGTCTTCAATGGCCCGATGATGAAAAGTACCATGGATTCCCATCCACTGTGGCATCTTGTGGTGCCGTACAGCCATGGGTTATCTACTTTACTAAACCATTGTTAAATATTCCTTGGCTAATTGCACTGATTGCCAACATTTACATGTTTGTCAAAATCATACAGACATTACACAAGCGCAAGAGTACCTTAGGTAAGACACAAAGATACAACGAAGCAGTTCATACTAGAAACCAAGTAGCCAAGATGCTGATTGTCAATGGAGTAGTATTCTTCATCTGCCAGACACCATACCGCGTGATAAGTCTGACCTCATGGGTTAGTCTCTTAGCACAGATTCCAGATCCTATACACGCAAGACTTGGGCTTGCAAAGTTATGGGTTTCTTTAATTCCTCAGTATGTCAACACCATTGTCAACCCTTTGATCTATGGTGTCATGAGTTCTCAGTATCGCTCAGCTTTAATAATCGCGTTTCGCAGCAAAAGAAGATCCAGAAA
Above is a genomic segment from Asterias amurensis chromosome 6, ASM3211899v1 containing:
- the LOC139938088 gene encoding neuromedin-U receptor 2-like, with the translated sequence MGLNMTSSDDCSAFTNITEDKVSRWLFTPADTIIITVIIPIIMALGLINNSIFLFVILRSPKMRSETIIYLAHLAVADLLYLILGAGSKLGKYKTAPVIEGTFLRSSAECICLQTVINTGYFASIAFVTMVSFERYLAMCHPIKHLKIRGRRRTNKTVAICWLVGLIFSGITVPGAAKHKTKCLQWPDDEKYHGFPSTVASCGAVQPWVIYFTKPLLNIPWLIALIANIYMFVKIIQTLHKRKSTLGKTQRYNEAVHTRNQVAKMLIVNGVVFFICQTPYRVISLTSWVSLLAQIPDPIHARLGLAKLWVSLIPQYVNTIVNPLIYGVMSSQYRSALIIAFRSKRRSRNKEVSATNHLHVLTATETDVRFTNTIQDNKNVESRL